GCCGGAGATCGGGCGAGGTTCACCGGCGGGGTGACGGTGCTCCTGGACGGGGAAGACCGGTTGATCACCGATGAGATCGCCTGGACCAGGGATACCGGGGCCCTGTCCGGGGGTAAGGTGGAGATCGTCTCCTCCGCCGGGCGGATCGCGGCCGAAGGGTTCTCCTACGATCCGAAGGCCGGGAGGCTCTCCCTGGACGGCGGGGTGCGAGCCGAGCTGAGCGATCCCGAGAAGATAAGCGCCGTCGGAGACGTTGCGGAATACGATTCCGGGCGGATGACCATCTCCGGGGATGTGCAGATCACCACTCCCGGAGAGACCTACCGGTGCAAGGCCGCGCGGTACGATTCCAGGACGGTCCTCCTCTCCGGAGGGGTGAAGGGAAAGATCGAGAACGGGACGCTCGCGGCGGATGAGGTCCGGGTGGACGACGAGGGGGTCACCGCCTCCGGCGGGGTGCACCTGTCGCTGAAGCTCGGTTTCTTCGGGAGGATTGGGAATGGCGCTTGAGGCGAAGGGATTGTGCAAGAGCTTCTCCGGGAGGAAAGTCGTCGATTCCCTCTCCCTCTCCGTCGCGCCGGGGCAGGTGATCGGACTCCTCGGGCCGAACGGGGCGGGGAAGACGACGAGCTTTCACATGATCATCGGGTTTCTCGCCGCCGATGCCGGTGACGTGTTCCTGGACGGGCGTGCGATCTCCCGGCTCCCGTTCTACCGGCGGGCGCGGCTCGGGATCGGGTATCTTCCCCAGGAGCCGTCGGTGTTCACCCGGGCGAGCGTTCAGGAGAACCTCGATCTGGTCCTGGAGGTCACTGCCACGCGCGGGCGGGAACGCGTCCGGGAGGAGCTGCTCGCCGAGTTCGACCTCGCTCCGCTCCGCCGCCAGCGGGCAGGGAGCCTCTCCTC
The Candidatus Bipolaricaulota bacterium genome window above contains:
- the lptC gene encoding LPS export ABC transporter periplasmic protein LptC produces the protein MSKAKGFVLVFLILGLAAGGYFLLRTRPGPPPAEDAMTGVVLFGYDPDGNPSWRVEAKEGKMERDKGELKDVTLTLYEAGDPRLTVSAPGLSFAGDRARFTGGVTVLLDGEDRLITDEIAWTRDTGALSGGKVEIVSSAGRIAAEGFSYDPKAGRLSLDGGVRAELSDPEKISAVGDVAEYDSGRMTISGDVQITTPGETYRCKAARYDSRTVLLSGGVKGKIENGTLAADEVRVDDEGVTASGGVHLSLKLGFFGRIGNGA
- the lptB gene encoding LPS export ABC transporter ATP-binding protein, which codes for MALEAKGLCKSFSGRKVVDSLSLSVAPGQVIGLLGPNGAGKTTSFHMIIGFLAADAGDVFLDGRAISRLPFYRRARLGIGYLPQEPSVFTRASVQENLDLVLEVTATRGRERVREELLAEFDLAPLRRQRAGSLSSGERRRLEIARVLALSPRYILLDEPFSGIDPISVADLKQEIGKLRDRGIGLVITDHNVRDALSITDYTYLIYSGKVITAGTPDEIVTDPLARRFYLGEGFQA